Proteins co-encoded in one uncultured Draconibacterium sp. genomic window:
- a CDS encoding T9SS type A sorting domain-containing protein, protein MKVKVITIIFTLFVGVVCHAQVSYTYDNSGNRNSRYIPLKSAEIESDSSLANEAVISDETIAIEFEDPALQEQFGELEVKLYPNPTKGAVYINLNQLPANETPIIEVWSPNGALIEKDKIEGLTTRINLWGKPGGVYIIKSVINGTPHSWKIIKE, encoded by the coding sequence ATGAAGGTAAAAGTAATTACGATAATATTTACTCTGTTCGTAGGTGTTGTTTGTCATGCACAAGTAAGTTATACTTATGATAATTCAGGTAATCGAAACAGTAGGTATATTCCACTAAAATCGGCAGAAATAGAATCAGATAGTTCATTAGCCAACGAGGCTGTAATCTCAGATGAAACTATCGCCATTGAGTTTGAAGATCCTGCGCTTCAGGAGCAGTTCGGAGAGCTCGAGGTTAAACTTTACCCTAATCCTACTAAAGGAGCGGTCTATATCAACTTAAATCAATTGCCAGCTAATGAGACTCCAATTATTGAAGTATGGTCACCTAATGGAGCCTTAATTGAAAAAGATAAAATTGAGGGACTAACAACACGAATAAATCTATGGGGAAAACCTGGCGGAGTATATATCATTAAATCTGTCATTAATGGTACTCCTCATTCCTGGAAGATCATTAAAGAATAA
- a CDS encoding choice-of-anchor J domain-containing protein, translated as MNDLSNPILKIRKTYLIICLILLFFNVANSQNEDYELPYSEGFEKNTFEWTTFPDGWKRVKYAKDSLDSSIVAEDGEYFLSLQVKGNINCQLVSPLFSCLEGVSSQFSFSYSTVSIDNLKISLLVQTNGDSWEKVWSKSITNTAWQEQSVDLSQFAGQSFRLKIEITGYSESESFICIDNIGLFSSFSKVGRDTLLSDKSTALITDKTLLSPISSRGYSLGAGLNNMQLKSTSISPDTGVDIFNSGNYDVYQYTITGETTEILNARRSQDNYSIFQVNAPETNPNESTLALMNELGTSGAEFMDLYNMSYSGASQFGIRLQKRGAGVLKPFVIDFFDGITNTKVFQTESSQYSTFYGGLGLEGSFFSINSNGDGYTYSGIELESSESTTSKLWQIVHKQDIPNALSFNFHNGTSWTFPLLILANGHILAGTFSDSGDKINVNGAINATGYKVDGSLLNVNHLSSGDAQADQVPVADGAGGITWQRLSGGGETSVWTSNSGTISYNEGDVSIGTNAIPHNLYVPGKIYASEVKVLASVPVPDYVFEKSYQLTTLDELENYLEENKHLPGIPSGKEIETDGFSLSEMNLLLLKKVEELTLYVINQQKEIEELKKKCNK; from the coding sequence ATGAATGACCTCTCTAACCCTATTCTTAAAATAAGAAAAACTTATTTGATTATTTGTCTAATCCTACTTTTTTTTAATGTTGCTAATTCTCAAAATGAAGACTATGAGCTGCCATATTCTGAAGGTTTTGAGAAAAATACATTTGAGTGGACGACTTTTCCAGATGGATGGAAACGGGTTAAATATGCAAAAGATTCTTTAGATTCATCTATTGTTGCAGAGGATGGAGAATATTTTCTTTCTCTCCAGGTGAAAGGAAATATAAATTGCCAACTTGTTAGTCCGTTATTTTCATGTTTGGAAGGTGTATCCTCTCAATTTTCTTTTTCTTATAGTACGGTTTCAATTGACAATTTAAAGATCAGTTTATTAGTCCAGACTAATGGTGACAGTTGGGAAAAAGTCTGGTCAAAATCGATTACTAACACTGCGTGGCAAGAACAATCGGTCGATTTGTCTCAATTTGCAGGACAATCTTTTAGATTAAAGATAGAAATTACAGGTTATTCTGAATCGGAAAGCTTCATTTGCATTGATAATATTGGGCTTTTCTCTTCCTTTTCCAAAGTAGGAAGAGATACCTTGTTATCGGATAAATCTACTGCTCTAATCACAGATAAGACCTTATTATCTCCAATATCATCCAGAGGATATTCTTTAGGAGCAGGGTTGAATAATATGCAACTAAAATCGACGAGCATAAGCCCTGATACTGGAGTCGATATTTTTAACTCTGGTAATTATGATGTTTACCAATATACAATAACTGGGGAAACAACTGAAATCTTAAATGCCAGGCGCTCTCAGGACAATTATTCTATTTTCCAGGTAAATGCACCTGAAACCAACCCGAATGAATCTACTTTGGCCCTTATGAACGAACTAGGGACGAGTGGTGCTGAGTTTATGGACTTGTACAATATGAGTTATTCTGGAGCAAGCCAATTTGGGATAAGGTTACAAAAAAGGGGGGCTGGAGTCTTAAAACCCTTTGTTATTGATTTTTTTGATGGGATAACTAATACAAAGGTTTTTCAAACAGAGAGCAGTCAGTATAGTACTTTCTATGGTGGCTTAGGATTAGAAGGTAGTTTTTTCTCGATTAATAGTAATGGGGATGGATATACGTATTCCGGTATTGAACTAGAAAGTAGTGAGTCTACGACTTCCAAACTTTGGCAGATCGTACATAAACAAGATATTCCAAACGCGCTTTCATTTAACTTTCACAATGGCACTTCTTGGACATTCCCATTGTTGATATTGGCTAATGGACATATTTTGGCTGGGACTTTTTCCGATTCAGGGGACAAGATAAATGTAAATGGTGCAATCAATGCAACCGGGTATAAAGTAGATGGCTCATTATTAAATGTGAACCATTTATCAAGTGGCGATGCACAGGCCGATCAGGTACCAGTGGCCGATGGGGCTGGGGGGATTACCTGGCAGAGGTTATCTGGCGGTGGGGAAACATCAGTTTGGACAAGTAATTCAGGGACTATTTCCTACAATGAAGGGGATGTAAGTATAGGGACCAATGCTATCCCTCATAATTTATACGTGCCTGGAAAAATATACGCATCTGAAGTTAAAGTCCTGGCTTCAGTACCGGTGCCGGATTATGTCTTTGAAAAAAGTTATCAGTTAACAACATTAGACGAGTTGGAAAACTATCTGGAAGAAAACAAACACCTTCCCGGTATCCCTTCAGGGAAAGAAATCGAAACTGATGGGTTTAGCCTGTCCGAAATGAATCTACTGCTGCTTAAAAAAGTGGAGGAGTTGACTCTTTACGTTATTAATCAACAGAAAGAGATTGAAGAATTAAAAAAGAAGTGTAATAAATAA
- a CDS encoding toxin TcdB middle/N-terminal domain-containing protein: MLFTQSKINTTDSYITYKSKLHFADFNGDGRADVFCLPDASKGATWTGWRMYLNSGSGNFTFVDSGPEDFDEVYNVDLNGDGKEDLIMYDDYSTYGVFFKRHAAWISTGNSFNKSPFFSEVYNGTELEFDDFSYYDFPNTEPQSRSSDSDGDGNGDVFVMDGYYNWKFYTYSMASESIVCRDSGSINECDNIFFGDYNGDGKSDIWAIRSTGITIYNYNGSTLTAIASNTSVTSAHNFRFGDFNGDGKFDIFVYGYNDTDMADWEIHLSMGTGFDIETITQLKANLKDDKVKVADLNGDGASDLMVMADENSPWIGHQYYITKRNAWGFQKYVDGTAEHFSYKYFVEDFDGDGRNDYLCIDGSDMSGWWNGYKVYKSGSNNKVLLKKISNGLNHLSTFNYESIAEEGTSYQKGTGASFPVMDFQAPLTVVSSVSSNDGVGGNRTINYTYEGAKLHRQGKGLIGFTATTSTDAVTGISTRSEFDYDNARFYSCLKKTIQKKGTTLIGETTNIWDYKTTTGNIGFPYVSNSVQNNALNGHTVTNTFSYEDAYGNLKERKTIYEKGNKDVTLTVTNNIITNDVTNWRLGKVEQVIEKAEAPGEDPIVKTTNITYSTDGILKPDFIKVHEGTDLYYSRDHDYDSYGNLVQLVERGANVSAKQTNYTYDPINGIRIKTMIDPSSHETEYFYDGYGRLTKVEDYLDNSTAYLYDNMGRRKTVSSPGGFVTNTKIEWGDEANLEHELYYIENSGNDNSKSITWCDTLGRVIRRDIKGFDGNDIYTRTIYDNKGQIDKVSLPSTFANTLLYNDYTFDDYGRIDLIAHHSGRNDDYSYEYGSSKVTQTVGEKTSWKITDSQGLLTFAHDNGGDITYTYYPNGQVKNIAAPGNGQITSAVTAMKYDIAGNQTELSDPSAGTIIYKYDAFGRLKEQTNGRSQKTIYNYYADGRIDNIQNPVTKEGTTTYTYNGLEQLTGISNPATNVSKSFIYETSGTKGRLKTIEETIDGKVFSTTFEYDGIGRIKQRIHPSGIVEENEYQNGYLKSIKANNDLVWQLNSMNEFGQITGSSYGGEHSAIHNYTAYGLPDDVTTGTIQSYDYTFDDTQGWPNYRENRNKANCYESFEYDTKNRLDLVKHGSTPWIDMEYQDNGNIITKTDVAGGTNIFEYNHSTIPYALTDVNVASIIPEVPQNISYTSFEQPNTISENKYKALFTYNDANQRCKMLMQQNGVEKYTRYYAGSRYMEQTLGGVTTESYTWIGGDAYSAPAVSVKIGTGAAKIYYLFRDYLGTITHVVEKGNPTNRSEYSFDAWGRRRKAASWNDYNLNGEPALFAARGFTGHEHLSEFGLINMNGRLYDPVLGRFLSPDNYVQARDFTQSFNRYSYTLNNPLVFTDPSGEKWRWGNPFYHFRRFMDWLNKEAESVNDFLVEHNAPSFGFGYNSENGTFHYIGNSGNIYHNDPGSNANTVVNGAINNARAEYYAYHNWEPAGLDNILNQQFVGTSPLAEGVAEPPNKVLPTGVFFFDRNGNQIYNCFTKEKGFGWRGTDFRYVRSKNIPVFQRALGWQEEFFTINKAFELSEPASVSRSEYTGQYYMVLPKDGTYWFSFMGEWGFKSFMPSPPGAPSVGHDQVHEATYGERWKYESGVPLNFDY, translated from the coding sequence GTGTTATTTACTCAATCAAAAATTAACACTACCGATTCATACATTACTTACAAATCAAAGCTACATTTTGCTGATTTTAATGGAGATGGTCGCGCAGATGTTTTCTGTTTACCAGATGCAAGTAAAGGGGCAACATGGACAGGGTGGAGAATGTATTTAAATAGTGGTAGTGGTAATTTTACGTTTGTAGATTCTGGACCGGAGGATTTTGATGAGGTTTATAACGTAGATTTGAATGGCGATGGAAAAGAAGATTTAATAATGTACGATGATTATTCTACTTACGGGGTTTTTTTTAAAAGACATGCGGCGTGGATTAGTACCGGAAATTCATTTAACAAATCTCCATTTTTTAGTGAAGTATATAATGGAACAGAACTAGAATTTGACGATTTTAGCTATTATGATTTCCCCAATACTGAACCACAATCGCGAAGCTCTGATTCTGATGGAGATGGGAATGGAGATGTTTTTGTCATGGATGGATATTATAATTGGAAATTTTACACATATTCTATGGCAAGCGAATCTATTGTTTGCCGGGATTCAGGGAGTATAAACGAATGTGATAATATTTTTTTTGGGGATTATAATGGAGACGGAAAATCAGATATTTGGGCTATTCGTTCAACTGGAATCACCATTTATAATTATAACGGAAGTACACTAACAGCAATTGCGAGTAATACATCTGTAACGTCAGCACATAACTTCCGGTTTGGTGATTTTAATGGAGACGGGAAATTCGATATCTTTGTTTATGGATACAATGATACAGATATGGCCGATTGGGAAATTCATTTGTCAATGGGAACTGGCTTTGATATTGAAACTATAACACAGCTTAAAGCTAATTTGAAAGATGATAAAGTAAAAGTTGCGGATTTAAATGGCGATGGTGCATCAGACCTTATGGTTATGGCTGATGAAAATTCTCCATGGATAGGTCACCAATACTATATTACCAAAAGAAATGCATGGGGCTTTCAAAAATATGTTGACGGAACAGCAGAACATTTTTCCTATAAATACTTTGTAGAAGACTTTGACGGAGATGGCAGAAACGACTATTTATGCATCGATGGATCAGATATGTCAGGTTGGTGGAATGGTTATAAAGTCTATAAATCTGGCTCTAATAACAAAGTGTTGTTAAAGAAGATTAGCAACGGGCTTAATCATTTGTCAACATTTAATTACGAATCTATTGCCGAAGAAGGAACTTCTTATCAAAAAGGAACTGGTGCGTCATTTCCTGTAATGGATTTTCAGGCTCCTCTAACAGTAGTTTCATCAGTAAGTTCCAATGATGGTGTTGGAGGAAATAGAACAATTAATTATACTTATGAAGGAGCCAAATTGCATCGACAAGGGAAAGGATTAATTGGTTTTACAGCCACTACTTCAACTGATGCTGTTACCGGAATTTCAACCAGAAGTGAGTTTGACTATGATAACGCAAGATTTTATTCATGCCTTAAAAAAACTATTCAGAAGAAAGGGACTACTCTAATTGGTGAGACAACGAATATCTGGGATTATAAAACCACAACCGGGAATATCGGATTCCCTTATGTGTCAAATTCGGTTCAAAACAATGCATTAAATGGGCATACGGTTACAAATACATTCTCTTATGAGGATGCCTACGGTAACCTAAAAGAGAGAAAAACCATTTATGAAAAAGGAAATAAAGATGTTACACTAACTGTTACAAACAATATCATTACCAATGATGTCACTAACTGGCGCTTAGGAAAAGTTGAGCAGGTGATTGAGAAAGCTGAAGCGCCGGGAGAAGATCCAATTGTAAAAACAACTAACATTACATACTCTACCGATGGCATATTGAAACCCGATTTTATCAAAGTACATGAAGGAACTGATTTGTATTATAGCCGAGATCACGATTACGACAGTTATGGAAACCTGGTACAGTTAGTTGAGCGAGGAGCAAATGTTAGTGCCAAACAAACCAATTATACTTATGATCCGATTAATGGAATACGGATAAAAACCATGATTGATCCTTCATCTCATGAAACAGAATATTTTTACGATGGGTATGGGCGTTTAACAAAAGTGGAGGACTATCTTGATAATTCAACAGCTTATTTGTACGATAATATGGGGCGCAGAAAAACAGTGAGCAGTCCCGGAGGTTTTGTGACGAATACTAAAATTGAATGGGGAGATGAGGCAAATCTTGAACATGAACTGTATTATATCGAGAATTCAGGAAATGATAATTCAAAATCGATTACATGGTGTGATACGCTTGGGAGAGTAATCAGAAGGGATATAAAGGGATTCGATGGGAATGATATATATACAAGAACAATTTACGATAACAAAGGGCAGATTGATAAGGTATCACTTCCTAGTACTTTTGCCAATACTTTGTTATATAACGATTATACTTTCGATGATTATGGTCGTATCGATCTTATTGCTCATCATTCGGGGCGAAATGATGATTACAGTTATGAATATGGTTCTAGTAAAGTGACTCAAACAGTTGGAGAAAAAACAAGCTGGAAAATTACAGATAGTCAGGGGCTATTGACTTTTGCACACGATAATGGTGGCGATATAACCTATACTTATTATCCCAACGGGCAGGTTAAAAATATTGCTGCACCGGGTAACGGACAAATTACCAGTGCTGTTACAGCAATGAAATATGATATTGCAGGTAACCAAACTGAATTAAGCGACCCCAGTGCCGGTACCATTATTTATAAATATGATGCCTTTGGTAGACTAAAGGAACAAACCAATGGCCGTAGCCAAAAAACAATTTATAATTATTATGCCGATGGGCGTATCGATAATATTCAAAATCCAGTTACAAAAGAAGGAACGACTACTTATACTTACAATGGACTTGAACAACTTACAGGTATTAGCAATCCTGCAACCAACGTTTCGAAAAGTTTTATATACGAAACTTCTGGCACGAAAGGGCGGTTAAAAACTATAGAAGAGACCATTGACGGAAAAGTTTTTTCAACTACTTTTGAGTACGACGGGATTGGTAGGATTAAACAGCGTATTCATCCGTCGGGTATAGTTGAAGAAAACGAATACCAAAATGGCTATTTAAAAAGCATTAAAGCGAACAACGATTTGGTTTGGCAGTTAAACAGTATGAATGAATTTGGGCAAATAACAGGATCTTCTTACGGAGGAGAACATAGTGCAATTCATAACTATACAGCTTATGGTTTACCTGATGATGTTACAACTGGAACCATTCAAAGTTATGACTATACCTTTGACGATACCCAGGGATGGCCAAACTATCGCGAAAACAGAAATAAGGCAAATTGCTACGAGAGCTTTGAATATGATACTAAAAACAGGTTGGATTTGGTGAAACATGGCAGTACCCCATGGATTGACATGGAATACCAGGATAACGGTAATATAATCACAAAAACTGATGTAGCAGGAGGAACAAACATATTCGAATACAACCATAGTACTATTCCCTACGCATTAACCGATGTAAATGTGGCAAGTATTATTCCTGAAGTGCCACAAAATATTAGTTACACCTCGTTTGAACAGCCCAATACCATTAGCGAAAACAAGTATAAAGCACTTTTTACCTATAACGATGCCAACCAACGTTGTAAAATGCTTATGCAACAAAACGGTGTTGAGAAATATACAAGATATTACGCTGGAAGCCGTTATATGGAACAAACCCTTGGAGGAGTTACTACCGAATCATACACATGGATAGGTGGCGATGCCTATTCGGCACCAGCTGTTAGCGTGAAAATTGGTACAGGTGCTGCAAAAATATATTATTTATTTCGCGACTATTTAGGCACAATTACGCATGTGGTAGAAAAAGGTAATCCTACAAACAGAAGCGAATATAGTTTTGATGCATGGGGAAGGCGACGAAAAGCTGCCAGTTGGAACGATTACAACCTAAACGGCGAACCAGCGCTATTTGCAGCTCGGGGTTTTACCGGGCACGAACACTTGTCCGAGTTTGGTCTAATTAATATGAACGGCCGTTTATACGATCCTGTTTTAGGTCGTTTTTTAAGTCCCGATAATTATGTCCAAGCTCGTGATTTTACGCAAAGTTTTAACCGGTACAGTTATACACTAAATAATCCTCTAGTATTTACCGACCCAAGTGGTGAAAAATGGCGCTGGGGCAATCCGTTTTATCATTTTAGAAGATTTATGGATTGGTTAAATAAAGAGGCTGAGTCAGTAAATGATTTTCTGGTTGAACATAACGCGCCATCGTTTGGTTTTGGGTATAACTCTGAAAATGGAACTTTTCATTATATTGGTAATAGCGGTAATATTTACCATAACGATCCGGGTAGCAACGCTAATACAGTTGTAAATGGCGCAATAAACAACGCCAGGGCAGAATATTACGCTTACCACAACTGGGAACCAGCTGGCCTGGATAATATACTTAATCAGCAGTTTGTGGGAACGTCACCGTTGGCGGAAGGGGTGGCTGAGCCACCTAATAAGGTTCTTCCTACTGGTGTTTTCTTTTTCGACAGAAATGGGAATCAAATTTATAACTGTTTTACAAAGGAAAAGGGCTTTGGCTGGAGAGGAACGGATTTTAGATATGTAAGATCTAAGAATATACCAGTATTCCAAAGAGCACTAGGCTGGCAAGAAGAATTTTTTACAATTAATAAGGCTTTCGAGTTGAGTGAACCTGCGAGTGTTAGTAGATCTGAATATACTGGACAGTATTATATGGTTCTGCCTAAGGATGGTACTTATTGGTTTAGTTTTATGGGAGAATGGGGCTTTAAATCCTTTATGCCCAGTCCTCCAGGGGCTCCTTCTGTTGGACACGATCAAGTACATGAAGCGACTTATGGAGAAAGATGGAAATATGAGAGTGGTGTTCCTTTAAATTTTGATTATTGA
- a CDS encoding SpvB/TcaC N-terminal domain-containing protein, with amino-acid sequence MKNICSCLIVIISFLPFALSGQESIIELNTNHSGATHDKEARYAVLLKPGFSFNATSSTSFWAHINPNLAYPPIDNLSYNSFVDPEDRTLDKSLEVGTTAGGAGVSILGSATYTIPISLPAGANGFAPELSLVYSSQGGNGVAGYGWNISGLSAISRSPQTVFHDNQTVGVDLTNSDRFSMDGQRLICVSGNDGEDGSQYRTEIDNITRITCTAGSYGPTGFLAETKAGIEIEYGVDADARQDYISYKHLSWLVNKMTDVYDNEITFDYLNENHTNYISQILYGPNKVLFHYKERDDREQTYFKSQTIDRRLILDKIEVVYNNTLLREYHFKYNHTSSTQGEHSVLNEVIEYGMNRSRFNSTVFS; translated from the coding sequence ATGAAAAATATTTGCAGTTGTCTAATCGTAATTATATCATTCCTCCCTTTCGCTCTTAGCGGTCAAGAAAGCATTATTGAATTAAATACAAATCACTCTGGTGCAACGCATGATAAAGAAGCTCGTTATGCAGTTCTTCTTAAGCCAGGCTTTAGCTTCAATGCAACTTCTTCAACAAGTTTCTGGGCACATATTAACCCAAACTTGGCTTATCCGCCTATAGATAACCTGAGCTATAATTCTTTTGTAGACCCTGAGGATAGAACTCTTGACAAAAGTCTCGAGGTAGGTACAACTGCAGGAGGTGCAGGAGTTTCAATATTAGGATCGGCAACCTATACAATCCCAATTTCCTTACCTGCCGGTGCAAATGGTTTTGCGCCTGAGCTTTCTTTGGTATATAGTAGTCAAGGGGGGAATGGTGTAGCAGGGTATGGATGGAACATAAGTGGACTATCAGCTATTTCTCGTTCTCCACAAACAGTATTTCATGATAATCAAACTGTAGGGGTTGACTTGACTAACTCTGACCGTTTTTCTATGGATGGTCAACGCTTAATTTGTGTGTCGGGTAATGATGGTGAAGATGGATCGCAATACCGGACCGAAATAGATAATATCACCAGGATTACTTGTACTGCCGGTTCATATGGTCCAACTGGCTTTCTTGCAGAAACAAAAGCTGGAATTGAAATAGAATATGGTGTAGATGCTGATGCAAGACAAGATTATATTTCGTATAAACATTTAAGTTGGCTTGTAAATAAAATGACTGATGTTTATGATAATGAAATTACCTTTGATTATTTGAATGAAAATCATACTAATTATATTTCGCAAATATTATATGGTCCCAACAAGGTTTTATTTCATTACAAAGAACGTGATGATAGAGAACAGACTTATTTTAAAAGCCAAACTATTGATCGTAGACTGATTCTTGATAAGATTGAGGTTGTATATAACAATACATTGTTAAGAGAATATCATTTCAAATACAATCATACTTCTTCAACTCAAGGAGAACACTCTGTTTTGAATGAAGTGATTGAATATGGGATGAACAGAAGTCGTTTTAATTCTACTGTATTTTCTTAA